A single window of Nocardioides kongjuensis DNA harbors:
- a CDS encoding DUF389 domain-containing protein has product MQHLRITSPRDLTPAVVDALRADPAVTSLTCVHGASLVPEGDVVEADVPREAVNDVVDALRGIGVPREGSIHVVPVATWLSQPALDAERRTPGSSADSVVWADVTQRAFDESELNWTFLTFMSLATLIASIAIVLDSQILVIGAMVLGPEFVPVAALGLALVRRRPTLFRYAARSLLVGFTVAILVTMLAAFAARGLGWITVDQVTAPRPGTAFVYTPDKWSFIVAVIAAAAGALSLTSAKVGGLSGVFISVTTIPAAGNVALGLAFGLPDEIRGSLLQLLLNIAGMAAAGWLTLAFQQAVWSRMSARRAHLVARIRRHG; this is encoded by the coding sequence GTGCAGCACCTGCGGATCACCTCGCCCCGTGACCTGACCCCGGCCGTCGTCGACGCACTGAGGGCCGACCCCGCGGTCACCAGCCTCACCTGCGTGCACGGCGCGTCCCTGGTGCCCGAGGGCGACGTGGTCGAGGCCGACGTCCCCCGGGAGGCGGTCAACGACGTCGTCGACGCGCTCCGCGGGATCGGCGTGCCACGGGAGGGCTCGATCCACGTCGTGCCCGTGGCCACCTGGCTCTCGCAGCCCGCGCTGGATGCGGAACGTCGTACGCCGGGCTCCTCGGCCGACTCCGTCGTCTGGGCCGACGTCACCCAGCGCGCGTTCGACGAGTCCGAGCTGAACTGGACGTTCCTGACCTTCATGAGCCTGGCGACGCTGATCGCGAGCATCGCGATCGTCCTCGACTCGCAGATCCTGGTGATCGGCGCGATGGTGCTCGGGCCGGAGTTCGTGCCGGTGGCGGCCCTCGGGCTCGCCCTCGTCCGGCGCCGCCCCACGCTGTTCCGGTACGCCGCCCGCTCGCTCCTCGTCGGGTTCACGGTCGCGATCCTGGTCACGATGCTGGCAGCGTTCGCCGCGCGTGGCCTCGGCTGGATCACCGTCGACCAGGTGACCGCGCCCCGGCCCGGCACCGCCTTCGTCTACACCCCCGACAAGTGGTCCTTCATCGTCGCCGTCATCGCGGCGGCGGCGGGTGCGCTCTCCCTGACCTCCGCCAAGGTCGGCGGCCTGTCGGGCGTGTTCATCTCGGTGACCACCATCCCGGCCGCCGGAAATGTCGCGTTGGGACTGGCGTTCGGGCTCCCGGACGAGATCCGCGGCAGCCTGCTCCAGCTGCTCCTCAACATCGCGGGCATGGCCGCCGCGGGCTGGTTGACGCTCGCCTTCCAGCAGGCCGTGTGGAGCAGGATGTCCGCGCGACGCGCCCACCTCGTCGCCCGGATCCGCAGGCACGGCTGA